In the Chlorobium limicola DSM 245 genome, one interval contains:
- a CDS encoding ribbon-helix-helix domain-containing protein codes for MGKTKVAVTIDAATIIKIDRLVNAKVFANRSQAIQEALHEKIERIEHSRLAEECAKLDAVEERQLAEEGMNGEIDAWPEY; via the coding sequence ATGGGAAAAACAAAAGTTGCCGTAACCATTGATGCCGCGACCATCATAAAAATTGACCGGCTTGTCAATGCAAAGGTTTTTGCCAATCGCAGTCAGGCAATACAGGAAGCGCTCCATGAAAAAATCGAACGCATCGAGCACAGCAGACTGGCCGAAGAATGCGCAAAACTTGATGCTGTCGAAGAGCGCCAACTCGCGGAAGAGGGAATGAACGGAGAGATTGACGCATGGCCGGAATACTGA
- the pepN gene encoding aminopeptidase N, whose amino-acid sequence MDTENILTREAAETRSNLVSNASYTLELTLKEHTAEYRGRCIVAFDYRHGGIDPLKLDFITKEIHAVTLNGMATEEYLKGEFAIYLDEDHLREGCNTLEITYTGLFDNTGSGFHKFHDPADSEEYLHTDFEPYDAHRLFPCFDQPDIKASYQLTVHGPSKWTYIHNTLPEHTRTNGDEVTIAFTRTAVFSTYLFALVAGPYSKWEERYNQIPLGIYCRKSLAKYMDPDNIFAITREALATLEAYFDYPYPYDKYDQVFVPEFNFGAMENVGCVTFSEHYIFRNKKLYSEHLDRANTITHEMVHMWFGDLVTMKWWNDLWLNESFADYLSYFAMSKGKLFSDALEHMYVRKEWAYQQDQYATTHPIASSARDTIEAFSNFDGISYSKGASVLRQLQYYIGDEAFRAAIGKYFKRFAGQNTTLDDFLSIMSETSGIDIVAWSRQWLETTGVNTLLSRIGNGRLRIEQLGSAGNDLIRLHAIEFTGYRQSGGAFVENETQKIIIDGKTAEAQLQPDTAFVILNTHDHDYVKVFYSPDDIAIARQSLGTLEDPFARRLVLGSLWQMVRDNAFDPTRFIRMGIELGMKEKDLSILNSHLIAKINAIVTVYLTDENRRIWMPRLNTMARERLARSGNSEQEQIIWFGLLLTTTLLPDELDYLHALVDGTESIASLEIDQEKRWNIIARLMAFSHPGAENLFSNEKELDKSDLGLKKAFMVEASKPDSAVKETCWKAFTEQSSRSTDYLRYGMKSFHWKVQKDLLAPYVDRFFDALEKVYTERDVHYAVAFGHSLFPQWNQTPDMLHNIETFLNRKSSNSSGLPALLRKMLIEQADDLKRILPILEKQQAADSSTE is encoded by the coding sequence ATGGATACTGAAAACATTCTCACCCGGGAAGCGGCAGAAACCCGCAGCAACCTTGTTTCCAATGCCAGCTACACCCTTGAACTCACCCTGAAAGAGCATACCGCCGAGTACCGGGGCCGCTGCATTGTGGCGTTTGACTATCGCCATGGAGGTATAGACCCCCTCAAGCTTGATTTCATTACCAAAGAGATCCATGCGGTAACGCTCAATGGCATGGCGACGGAGGAGTATCTCAAGGGTGAATTTGCCATCTATCTCGATGAAGATCATCTAAGAGAGGGCTGCAATACGCTGGAGATCACCTACACCGGATTATTCGATAACACCGGATCGGGCTTTCACAAATTTCACGATCCCGCAGACAGTGAAGAGTACCTGCATACCGACTTCGAGCCCTACGATGCACACCGCCTGTTCCCGTGCTTCGATCAGCCCGATATCAAAGCCTCCTACCAGCTCACGGTACACGGACCCTCAAAATGGACCTATATCCACAACACCCTGCCCGAGCACACCCGGACAAACGGCGATGAGGTAACGATTGCGTTTACACGCACGGCTGTCTTTTCCACCTACCTCTTTGCCCTGGTCGCAGGTCCTTACAGCAAGTGGGAAGAGCGTTACAACCAGATTCCGCTTGGCATTTACTGCCGGAAATCGCTCGCAAAATACATGGACCCGGACAACATCTTTGCCATCACCAGGGAAGCCTTGGCCACCCTGGAGGCCTACTTCGACTACCCCTATCCATACGACAAGTACGACCAGGTTTTTGTCCCGGAATTCAATTTCGGAGCCATGGAAAATGTGGGTTGTGTCACCTTCAGCGAACACTATATCTTTCGCAATAAAAAGCTCTACAGCGAGCACCTGGACCGTGCCAATACCATCACCCACGAGATGGTGCATATGTGGTTCGGCGACCTGGTGACCATGAAATGGTGGAACGACCTCTGGCTCAACGAAAGCTTTGCCGACTACCTCTCCTATTTCGCCATGTCCAAAGGGAAACTGTTCAGTGATGCCCTGGAACATATGTATGTCCGCAAAGAGTGGGCCTATCAGCAGGATCAGTATGCAACCACCCACCCCATAGCCTCTTCGGCCCGCGATACCATCGAGGCCTTCAGCAATTTTGACGGCATCAGCTACTCCAAGGGCGCCTCGGTGCTTCGCCAGCTTCAGTATTACATCGGTGATGAGGCCTTCCGCGCCGCCATCGGGAAATACTTCAAACGATTCGCTGGACAGAACACCACTCTGGATGATTTTCTTTCAATCATGTCGGAAACAAGCGGCATCGACATTGTCGCCTGGAGCCGCCAGTGGCTCGAAACCACCGGCGTCAATACCCTCCTGAGCCGAATCGGGAACGGCAGGCTCAGGATCGAGCAGCTGGGTTCGGCCGGCAACGATCTCATCCGGCTGCATGCCATTGAATTTACAGGCTACCGTCAGAGCGGCGGCGCGTTTGTCGAAAATGAAACCCAAAAGATCATCATCGACGGGAAAACCGCCGAGGCACAGCTGCAACCGGATACAGCATTCGTGATCCTCAATACGCACGACCACGATTATGTAAAAGTCTTTTACAGCCCGGATGATATCGCCATTGCCCGGCAGTCGCTCGGTACCCTTGAAGATCCGTTTGCCCGTCGGCTCGTCCTGGGCAGCCTCTGGCAGATGGTGCGCGATAATGCCTTCGATCCGACCAGGTTCATCCGGATGGGCATTGAGCTCGGCATGAAAGAAAAGGATCTGTCAATTCTCAACAGCCATCTTATCGCAAAGATCAATGCCATAGTAACGGTATACCTGACTGATGAAAACAGAAGAATATGGATGCCCAGGCTCAACACCATGGCCCGCGAACGCCTGGCCCGGTCCGGTAACAGCGAGCAGGAACAGATCATCTGGTTCGGTCTCCTGCTGACAACCACTCTCCTGCCCGATGAGCTGGACTACCTGCACGCCCTTGTCGATGGAACCGAATCCATTGCATCGCTCGAAATCGACCAGGAAAAACGCTGGAACATCATAGCCCGCCTGATGGCCTTCAGCCATCCTGGAGCCGAAAACCTGTTCAGCAACGAAAAAGAACTGGACAAAAGCGACCTTGGGCTGAAAAAAGCCTTTATGGTGGAAGCCTCGAAGCCAGACAGCGCGGTAAAGGAAACCTGCTGGAAGGCTTTCACGGAACAATCATCCCGCTCCACGGATTACCTCCGCTACGGCATGAAAAGCTTTCACTGGAAGGTGCAGAAGGATCTTCTTGCACCGTATGTCGACCGGTTTTTTGACGCGCTCGAAAAGGTCTATACCGAGCGCGATGTGCATTACGCCGTGGCCTTCGGCCACTCTCTCTTTCCGCAATGGAATCAGACTCCGGACATGCTGCACAACATTGAAACCTTTTTGAACCGGAAAAGCTCAAACAGCTCCGGGCTACCTGCCTTGCTCAGGAAAATGCTCATCGAACAAGCAGACGACCTGAAACGGATCCTGCCGATCCTGGAAAAACAGCAAGCCGCGGACAGTTCGACAGAGTAA
- a CDS encoding GNAT family N-acetyltransferase, producing MGYYSLSIATVAHAQTPESVKRGLSHHAVPMFRLCRLAIDRSMQRQGLGGQLLLAAGRRCLHAASHVDGVGLLIDAKNHDVATWYASYGALPLPRKPLSLILPFQTIRTALESAEKM from the coding sequence TTGGGATATTACAGCCTGAGCATTGCAACTGTCGCCCATGCCCAAACTCCGGAAAGCGTCAAACGAGGATTGAGCCACCATGCTGTGCCCATGTTCAGACTGTGCCGGCTTGCCATAGACCGTTCCATGCAAAGACAGGGCCTCGGAGGTCAATTACTGCTGGCCGCCGGAAGACGGTGTTTGCATGCTGCCAGCCATGTCGACGGTGTCGGATTGCTCATCGATGCCAAAAACCACGACGTCGCAACCTGGTACGCCAGCTATGGGGCCTTGCCCTTACCCCGGAAACCGCTCTCTCTCATTCTGCCATTCCAGACAATTCGCACGGCATTGGAATCAGCAGAAAAAATGTAA
- a CDS encoding type II toxin-antitoxin system MqsR family toxin, with the protein MEKRTPHYSLEKVKRIVSDRNSRPFTMTALSGGLALGLTEPVMREIVLALRRADFYKSMTTHLDHKLWQDVYHGMTPDGIPVYIKVTDSDDDRPPVIQFKAR; encoded by the coding sequence ATGGAGAAAAGAACACCCCATTACAGTCTTGAAAAGGTTAAAAGAATAGTCTCCGACAGGAATTCACGCCCGTTCACCATGACGGCTTTGAGTGGCGGTTTGGCATTAGGCTTGACCGAACCTGTTATGCGCGAAATAGTGCTTGCGCTCCGAAGAGCTGATTTTTACAAGTCGATGACTACCCATCTTGACCATAAGCTCTGGCAGGACGTGTATCATGGAATGACGCCTGATGGAATTCCGGTTTATATAAAAGTAACGGACTCTGACGATGACCGGCCACCGGTGATTCAGTTCAAGGCCAGATAA
- a CDS encoding type II TA system antitoxin MqsA family protein has translation MIMNTTQCPSCGHKGMIDKVLEETLTYGGKSMTLHDMHGRFCPECGEGIWDEESYRRYTEAQEGLVRAIKGDPAADIRRIRRKLKLTQAQLASSFGVGKVAFSRYERGESRPPAPLLKLLKLIDRHPDLLSEIEKM, from the coding sequence ATGATCATGAATACTACTCAATGTCCCTCATGCGGTCATAAAGGAATGATCGACAAGGTTTTGGAAGAAACGCTCACGTATGGGGGTAAATCGATGACGTTGCATGACATGCACGGCAGGTTCTGCCCTGAATGTGGAGAAGGAATATGGGATGAAGAGAGTTACCGGCGCTATACGGAAGCTCAGGAGGGGCTGGTACGCGCGATCAAAGGCGACCCCGCAGCCGACATCCGACGCATCCGCAGAAAGCTGAAGCTGACCCAGGCGCAGCTCGCCTCATCGTTCGGAGTCGGCAAAGTCGCGTTCTCGCGTTACGAGCGTGGGGAAAGCAGGCCGCCTGCGCCGTTGCTCAAGTTGCTGAAACTCATTGACCGGCACCCCGATCTGCTGAGCGAAATCGAAAAAATGTAA
- a CDS encoding type II toxin-antitoxin system RelE family toxin yields the protein MVWKIEFAASAEKELARRDKSAARRIVKYLRERVEIDPRASGKSLRGDHAGLWRYRIGDYRVICEILDEKVSVLVVRVGHRKEIYR from the coding sequence TTGGTCTGGAAGATTGAGTTTGCCGCATCGGCTGAAAAAGAGCTGGCCAGGCGGGATAAGTCCGCTGCCAGACGGATTGTCAAATACCTCCGTGAGCGGGTTGAGATAGACCCGCGGGCGTCCGGCAAATCATTACGAGGCGATCATGCCGGGTTGTGGCGATACCGTATCGGAGATTATCGGGTGATTTGCGAAATCCTCGATGAAAAAGTTTCAGTTCTGGTTGTCCGGGTCGGGCATCGGAAAGAGATTTATCGGTAA
- the relB gene encoding type II toxin-antitoxin system RelB family antitoxin, with translation MEKEKADRMIGIRIPKSVGERLDNLAKRTGRTKTWYIREAIMEHLDDLEDIYLAEQVLERVRRGEEPVTGIDEVERRLGLED, from the coding sequence ATGGAAAAAGAGAAAGCGGATCGGATGATCGGCATCCGCATTCCGAAAAGTGTTGGCGAGCGGCTTGATAACCTTGCCAAAAGAACCGGTCGTACCAAGACCTGGTACATCCGCGAGGCCATTATGGAGCATCTCGACGATCTTGAAGATATCTATCTGGCCGAACAGGTTCTGGAGCGGGTGAGACGTGGTGAAGAGCCGGTGACCGGTATAGATGAAGTGGAGCGTCGTCTTGGTCTGGAAGATTGA
- a CDS encoding DUF4160 domain-containing protein yields the protein MPTISMFFGIIIYMYYFDNREHAKPHIHANYAEYEAIISIPEGNVLSGEIPGNKLKLITAWIEIHQEELMADWKLAVEGQQPFKIEPLR from the coding sequence ATGCCAACCATTTCAATGTTTTTTGGAATAATCATTTACATGTATTATTTCGATAACAGGGAACATGCAAAGCCGCATATTCATGCCAATTATGCTGAATATGAAGCAATTATCTCAATACCGGAGGGCAATGTATTGTCCGGCGAAATTCCGGGCAATAAACTCAAACTGATAACTGCCTGGATTGAAATTCATCAGGAAGAATTGATGGCTGACTGGAAACTTGCCGTTGAAGGTCAGCAGCCATTTAAAATCGAACCACTGAGGTAA
- a CDS encoding DUF2442 domain-containing protein, which produces MLKVKNVIANDDYTLFVELSDGRSGIFDVKPYLEKGVFTQLQDLSYFKQVKPFFCGIVWPNEQDLSADTLAHGLKQIKAA; this is translated from the coding sequence ATGCTGAAGGTTAAAAATGTCATTGCAAATGATGACTATACATTATTCGTTGAATTGTCCGATGGACGATCCGGAATTTTCGACGTAAAGCCCTATCTGGAAAAAGGGGTATTCACACAATTACAGGACCTGTCATACTTCAAGCAGGTGAAGCCTTTTTTCTGCGGTATCGTCTGGCCGAACGAGCAGGATTTAAGCGCTGATACCCTGGCTCATGGATTGAAACAGATTAAAGCCGCATAG
- a CDS encoding YlcI/YnfO family protein, whose protein sequence is MKSATLPSLRVEPELRKAVEEVLQEGETLSTFIESSLRANIERRLNQKEFIDRGLASRDRARQSNSYIDAESVIGELRSMHEKAGKRSA, encoded by the coding sequence ATGAAAAGCGCTACACTGCCATCGCTCCGCGTCGAGCCGGAACTTCGCAAAGCTGTCGAAGAGGTGCTTCAGGAGGGCGAAACCCTCTCAACCTTCATCGAATCTTCACTGCGAGCCAACATAGAACGGCGCTTGAACCAGAAAGAGTTCATAGACCGGGGTCTGGCTTCGCGGGATCGAGCACGACAATCGAACTCGTATATCGATGCAGAAAGCGTGATCGGGGAACTCAGGAGCATGCACGAAAAAGCCGGAAAGCGATCGGCATGA
- a CDS encoding type II toxin-antitoxin system RelE/ParE family toxin, which produces MTFRVRFTPEAREDIVRLYAFLPEKDLKAAEDALEAIERGMAFLGEFPFSCRKTAPHTPFLRELLIPFGNSGYVALFEIENSHTITILAVRHQREDDYL; this is translated from the coding sequence ATGACATTCAGGGTACGGTTCACTCCCGAAGCCAGAGAGGATATCGTCCGCCTTTATGCGTTCCTGCCTGAAAAAGATCTGAAGGCTGCAGAAGATGCGCTCGAAGCCATTGAAAGAGGCATGGCATTTCTTGGGGAGTTCCCCTTCAGTTGCAGGAAAACCGCTCCCCATACGCCATTCCTCCGCGAACTGCTGATCCCCTTCGGCAACTCGGGTTATGTAGCGCTTTTCGAGATCGAGAACAGCCACACCATCACCATTCTTGCCGTCCGCCACCAGCGCGAAGACGATTACCTGTAG
- a CDS encoding type II toxin-antitoxin system PemK/MazF family toxin: MKRGSVVTIALQGDYGKPRPALVVQSDYFSGHPSMTVLPITSELRQTPLFRIDVEPESGNGLRKRSQIMVDKIQTVPAEKIVKAIGILDEATMMEVNRALALWLGFAGNPG; the protein is encoded by the coding sequence ATGAAGCGCGGGTCTGTAGTGACGATCGCATTGCAGGGTGATTATGGTAAACCTCGGCCCGCATTGGTTGTGCAGTCTGATTATTTCTCAGGACATCCATCGATGACTGTTTTACCGATTACCAGTGAGTTGCGTCAGACGCCGTTATTCAGAATCGATGTCGAGCCTGAATCCGGTAATGGATTGCGTAAGCGTTCCCAGATCATGGTCGATAAAATACAGACTGTTCCGGCAGAAAAAATCGTCAAAGCCATCGGTATTCTTGACGAAGCAACCATGATGGAAGTCAACAGGGCGCTTGCGCTTTGGTTAGGATTTGCCGGTAATCCAGGGTGA
- a CDS encoding antitoxin MazE family protein has product MKVVTERVKRYRDRLRERGLRPVQIWVADTRRPGFEQECRRQSALLKSDALEKEVLEFLEQASDREGWEA; this is encoded by the coding sequence ATGAAAGTTGTTACAGAAAGGGTAAAGCGGTACAGGGACAGGCTTCGGGAGCGCGGATTGAGACCGGTGCAGATATGGGTGGCGGATACGCGGCGTCCCGGATTCGAACAGGAGTGCCGCCGTCAATCGGCGCTGCTCAAGTCGGATGCTCTTGAAAAAGAGGTTCTTGAATTTCTTGAGCAGGCCTCAGATCGGGAAGGTTGGGAAGCATGA
- a CDS encoding ribbon-helix-helix domain-containing protein — MGKTKVAVTIDALAIIKIDRLVNAKVFANRSQAIQEALYEKIERIEHSRLAEECAKLDAVEERQIAEEGMNGEIDAWPEY; from the coding sequence ATGGGAAAAACAAAAGTTGCCGTAACCATTGATGCTTTGGCCATCATAAAAATTGACCGGCTTGTCAATGCGAAGGTTTTTGCCAATCGCAGTCAGGCAATACAGGAAGCGCTCTATGAAAAAATCGAACGCATCGAGCACAGCAGACTGGCCGAAGAATGCGCAAAACTTGATGCTGTCGAAGAGCGCCAAATCGCTGAAGAGGGGATGAACGGAGAGATTGACGCATGGCCGGAATACTGA
- a CDS encoding type II toxin-antitoxin system PemK/MazF family toxin — MAGILRGEIRWADLNPTRGNEQFGLRPVVVVSHDVFNDRSGTVIAIALTSQPQKAGFPLTMPIESAALPKKSWVKISRIRTLSTERIGSRIGRLSAEELIRVIEGLNEIIGT; from the coding sequence ATGGCCGGAATACTGAGGGGCGAAATCCGATGGGCCGACCTCAACCCGACGCGGGGAAATGAGCAATTCGGCCTCCGACCAGTAGTGGTTGTAAGCCATGACGTCTTTAATGACCGATCAGGAACTGTTATTGCAATCGCGTTGACAAGCCAGCCGCAAAAAGCGGGTTTTCCGCTTACCATGCCAATTGAATCAGCCGCTCTTCCGAAAAAATCGTGGGTTAAAATCAGCCGGATCAGAACCCTGTCAACAGAACGGATCGGAAGCAGAATCGGAAGGCTTTCTGCCGAAGAGCTGATTCGGGTTATCGAAGGCCTCAATGAGATTATCGGAACATAA
- a CDS encoding homing endonuclease associated repeat-containing protein, with protein sequence MKLDQFCASFGGSINHAEKLWLEQVFFPILGENGLDFLQPQTSFHDSDGKERRIDFTMQSRFRKYAFEIDGYTYHAEGVISRDQFSDQLFRQNELQFQDYKIYRFSYDDILHNPDRCQRQLRRAIRADEELNPLLQSVELNPNVPQRMALAALEEARNAGNAKGLVVLATGIGKTYLAAFDAKRFCAPTGGNVLFLVHNTEILKQSAEKFANVWPDATSGLYYGTEKTYEVQVLFASMQTMAKDNHQALFDSTHFDYIIIDESHRTPTASYKKILTYFKPKFLLGITATPDRLDEQEVLPFYDNNLVFEMGQREAIDSGFLVPFKYYGLKDDIDYTNIRYNGYRYNVQDLDKLLMIDKRDNGIIEKFNELATVKRGIGFCVSIKHAERCAKKFRDAGFSAIAIHSKMGKEEREDAVARFRKGDIDLAFVRDVFNEGVDFPDVETLLFLRPTESKTIFIQQLGRGLRLSPRKEALAVLDFIGNYKKAGKVREYLEGLNARDEKTLDKDGKPEYHYPYGCEVKFDEEVIELFKEQEGVTKEDLLTNYIKVKEALGKQPTIGDINQNGDYTAYYYIKAFGAWNDFLESVGDVGNLNEEILRNAYYEVKEKIGRIPTKKDIDKNCEFTSGAYARFWGTWKKFLASIGEIQLEENYEKKVAEKYYNPSRRKNKRATDEDLIQDYYRVKNIIGQQPLSVDYSEYGKYALNTIIYRWGSWSEFMQVVGDELYQQRDVSEENLIENYKQVKDQLGEIPTQKQLTSIGKFGAYQYSKQFGGYKKFLRHIGEKTVKEQLIEEYIKVKEVLSRQPTAKEFSDHSLWTWNSIDNHFGGWNKFLIAVGEKPLKEKSLSRVNKRNISKQDLIDAYFRLKEKLGRWPETSDMRGDGEFSVVSYTNHFGSWNDFLREIGEPVLRQVKPLTKEELVCAYYELKEMLGRSPNSMDMKRDGKYSDAVYSKKFGTWRKFLAYIGEKI encoded by the coding sequence ATGAAACTCGATCAATTCTGTGCTTCTTTCGGTGGTTCAATAAATCATGCGGAAAAGCTTTGGCTTGAGCAGGTTTTTTTTCCAATACTTGGTGAAAATGGGTTGGACTTTCTTCAGCCGCAAACGAGCTTTCATGATAGTGACGGAAAAGAACGACGGATTGATTTTACTATGCAAAGCCGTTTTAGAAAATATGCGTTTGAAATTGATGGCTACACTTATCACGCAGAAGGTGTGATTTCAAGAGATCAATTCAGTGACCAACTTTTTCGCCAAAATGAATTGCAATTTCAGGATTACAAGATTTACCGCTTTTCATATGATGACATTCTTCATAATCCTGATCGTTGCCAGAGGCAACTTAGGCGTGCAATTCGTGCCGATGAGGAACTTAATCCGCTTTTGCAATCGGTTGAGCTGAATCCGAATGTCCCTCAGAGGATGGCTTTGGCAGCTTTAGAAGAAGCCAGAAATGCTGGCAATGCTAAGGGCCTTGTGGTATTGGCGACAGGAATCGGAAAAACCTATCTCGCGGCTTTTGACGCTAAACGGTTTTGTGCACCAACAGGTGGTAATGTTCTCTTTTTGGTTCATAATACCGAAATCCTGAAACAGTCAGCCGAAAAGTTTGCCAATGTTTGGCCCGATGCAACCAGCGGGCTTTACTATGGAACGGAGAAAACATATGAAGTCCAAGTCCTTTTTGCTTCGATGCAGACGATGGCAAAAGATAACCATCAAGCGCTTTTTGATTCCACACATTTTGATTATATCATCATCGACGAATCTCACCGGACTCCGACAGCATCGTACAAGAAAATTCTAACATACTTTAAGCCGAAATTTCTGCTTGGAATTACTGCTACTCCTGACCGATTGGACGAACAGGAAGTATTGCCCTTCTATGATAACAACCTTGTTTTTGAAATGGGACAAAGAGAAGCGATAGATTCCGGTTTTCTTGTTCCATTCAAATACTATGGATTGAAGGATGATATTGACTATACAAACATTCGTTACAATGGCTATAGATACAACGTGCAGGATTTAGATAAGCTGCTGATGATCGATAAACGTGATAACGGAATCATTGAAAAATTCAACGAGCTTGCGACAGTTAAGCGCGGTATTGGTTTTTGTGTGAGTATCAAACATGCAGAGCGATGCGCGAAAAAATTTCGAGATGCTGGATTTTCAGCTATTGCTATTCACTCAAAAATGGGCAAAGAGGAACGTGAGGATGCTGTTGCAAGATTTAGAAAAGGCGATATTGATCTTGCTTTCGTACGAGATGTGTTTAATGAAGGTGTTGATTTTCCTGATGTGGAAACCTTGCTCTTTTTGCGTCCGACTGAATCCAAAACAATTTTCATTCAGCAATTGGGAAGAGGGCTAAGACTTTCTCCAAGAAAAGAAGCTCTTGCAGTATTGGACTTTATCGGCAATTATAAAAAAGCAGGTAAAGTACGTGAGTATCTTGAAGGTTTAAATGCCAGAGATGAAAAGACACTGGATAAAGATGGAAAGCCAGAATATCATTACCCATATGGCTGTGAAGTGAAGTTCGACGAAGAAGTGATTGAGCTTTTCAAAGAACAAGAGGGTGTGACAAAAGAGGATTTGCTGACCAACTATATAAAAGTAAAAGAAGCTCTTGGTAAGCAGCCGACAATAGGGGATATAAACCAAAACGGCGATTATACGGCTTATTATTACATTAAAGCATTTGGGGCGTGGAATGATTTTTTAGAGTCAGTTGGTGATGTTGGTAATCTTAACGAGGAAATTTTGAGAAATGCATACTATGAGGTAAAAGAAAAAATCGGAAGGATTCCGACTAAGAAAGATATTGATAAAAATTGTGAATTTACTTCAGGTGCATATGCAAGATTTTGGGGGACGTGGAAAAAGTTTTTGGCGTCTATTGGTGAAATTCAGCTCGAAGAGAATTATGAGAAAAAAGTGGCTGAAAAATATTACAACCCGAGCAGACGAAAAAATAAGAGGGCAACAGACGAAGATTTGATCCAAGATTATTACAGAGTGAAAAATATAATTGGCCAACAACCGCTTAGTGTTGATTATTCAGAATATGGAAAGTATGCTCTCAATACAATTATTTATCGTTGGGGCTCTTGGTCGGAATTCATGCAAGTGGTTGGCGATGAATTATATCAGCAACGCGATGTAAGTGAAGAAAATCTTATTGAGAATTATAAACAGGTGAAAGATCAATTAGGTGAAATACCAACACAAAAACAGTTAACAAGTATCGGTAAGTTTGGGGCTTATCAATACTCAAAACAGTTTGGTGGTTATAAAAAATTTTTAAGGCATATCGGAGAAAAAACAGTAAAGGAGCAACTCATTGAAGAATATATAAAGGTTAAAGAAGTGCTGAGTAGGCAACCAACAGCTAAAGAGTTTAGTGACCATAGTCTTTGGACGTGGAATAGTATTGATAATCATTTTGGTGGTTGGAATAAATTTTTAATTGCTGTTGGTGAAAAGCCTTTAAAAGAGAAAAGCTTATCAAGAGTAAATAAAAGAAATATATCAAAGCAAGATTTGATTGATGCCTATTTTAGGTTAAAAGAAAAGCTTGGTAGATGGCCGGAAACATCGGATATGCGAGGTGATGGCGAATTTAGTGTTGTCTCCTATACTAATCATTTTGGAAGTTGGAATGACTTTTTAAGGGAAATTGGTGAGCCTGTTTTGAGGCAGGTGAAGCCTTTAACTAAAGAAGAACTTGTGTGTGCTTATTATGAGTTAAAAGAAATGCTTGGTAGATCACCTAATAGCATGGATATGAAAAGAGATGGTAAGTATAGCGACGCTGTTTATTCAAAAAAGTTCGGAACTTGGCGTAAGTTTTTGGCGTATATCGGTGAGAAAATTTAA